From the genome of Eremothecium gossypii ATCC 10895 chromosome I, complete sequence:
TGGCGGAGCCAGAGCACAAGCCGTCCGCCTGGGCGCCAGCGGGCGGCGTCAAGCGGCGCCGGCTCAGCGTCGCCCCAGGCGCGCCTGCGGTCCGCTGTGCCGAGGCGGGCAGCAACGATGGCCAAGATTACGATGAAGATTTTAGCGGGCTTGAAAGTAGCCCAGAGACTCCTGATCCAGAAATCTTGGTCGACACAGAAGAGGACCCGCTCTTGCGGCGAGTGCTAGACGACCGCGGCGAGGTGCGGCTGTATCGCGCGCAGAGCGTGCCATCGACACAAGGCAGCAACGACACGCCGATATTATTACTGAGCAGTGATGACGAGGCTGGCAGGCCCAGTGGTGAACGCGAGCCCAATTCTGCGTCGGCCAAAGCTGCGCAGAGCTCATGGAAAATGACTACTATGAAGTCGTCCAGTGACCGGGAAATCGAGTACCCATCTCAAGATGCGCTCCTGCAGCATTTAGCGCGGCGAGAACAGGACTACTACGACAAACTAGTACAGCTGAAGACGACGAAACAGATTTTACAGAGTAAAATTAGCCGCAGAGAGACTCAGATTCGAGCCAAGGGGGATTCCAATGAAAAACTAATTGATGCCAACAGAAATACTCAGGGAAAATTGACCAACGCTGAAGCACTTCTGCGACGTACTGAGCTTGACTACGCTGCATTTCAGCGCCAAAAACGGGAAGCGCTACTCCGTATGCAACTCAGCATGGTCGACCAAAAAGCAGACAAGGTGAGGTACCAGCAGACGAAGATGGCACTCTTGCGTGTACAACTTGATAATGCACCGCATACGTTTGGCGATGAAGCGGAGCTGAAAAATGAGCTGAGACGTATAAGATCCGAGCTCAGCAGTCTTAGTGTTTCCGAGGAGACGCATGCTGACCGTAGTGAAGCATCACATGGGATCTTTAAGCGGACATGCATGAAGGCATTGGAGCTGCTAGAAGCGTCTGACAGGAGCCAAGAAAATAGGCAAGCCGTGCAGCGTTTGATTAAGGAAGTGCTCCGTTTAGAAGAGCATTTTCTCTCGAAGTCACTTTCTGCAggcgagcgcgagcgcgggTCTAAAATATCGCAGGAGTTGCAGCGGCAGGGTATTCGCATGCCTTTTGTATATAATCGCCTCCAGAGTATTTGTGATACCCCTGAATCTGTTGTAGCTAATATCAACGAAAACTTGGGCGCAGCTGAATTCATAAGTGCTTTGAATTCTGCGCTCAGTTCTGGAAACACAATGACAGAGAAGAGCCAAACAGCCAATTCGGCGGCATTTTTCTACACAATTTCGAAAGTGCGATCCATCCTTGCGTCCTCTAATAGATCACCGGAGCTTAAAACTGATATCAATAACAATCTTCTGGCTATAGAGGCATATCAGCAACTTGTATTTTGTGGACTTACACCCGATGATGAGCGTAAATCTGCTGTGCTGAAGGCTATTCGAATGCTTTACAAGCAGGGCGTGAAGATGCCTCTGGTTTATCAGGTCTTAGAAGAGCAAGGCCTCAATTGGAGGTATGATCCAACTGGTGCATTGAAGAACATCAGCGATGCCAGAGACCTGATCGCCCAAAACACAAAGCGCTCTGCTGAGACAAAGCAAAAGATCTACAATCTCCTCGATGAAGTTGAGAAGACGATAAAGGAAACAATGCAGAATGTTACCCCTACAATATACAAAACCACCAATATTAGTCTTAATTTAACTGCACTAAAAAATCTAGGAGTGAAGATGCCAGTTGTTGACAGGACTGTGGCAGCTTATTTGAAGCGCATGAAGAAGTCTTCTCAGCAGCCGCAGAAGAGTGTGAAGGTAGAATCTGAAACGAGCACAGACTCAATCAACGGTGATGAGGAAATGCGCTATTTCCAATCGATTCAGCAAGCAGTTTCAACGTACAGCACAGCTTTAAATCGAGCACGTCTGGGGTACGATAGAGTACGCAGGATACTTTTGGCCCTAGAGGCTTTAAGAGCGTATAGAGAATTGTTCCATCGTGCCGATGCTCCGCTATTCTGGAATCAGAAGGTACAGGACTCTTTGAATACCTTGATGGACATCAATCTGCAACTTCCTCCTGTGTTTAGGTATCTCAAACAACGTGGATTTCATACAGGGGATAACAAGTACGTTAATTCCGATGATATTGATAAGGATGGGGTTATAGAACCTTTGATGATACAAGGAGATCCAGAGGATGCTGATTTGAAGGAATTGGGGGACCTTGCTGCAGGAAATCAACTGCAAATGGCCAATATATACACGTCTAGGGACCATCAAAGTTTGAATGAGCTTCTAGAGAGCTTAAAACAAGCCGAAACCAGCATTGATGGCGAAGAGTTAACGCCACCAGATATGACTGTCAACTTATTAAAGCATCAGCGCCAGGGTCTATATTGGCTGCTGAAGACAGAAAGCTCCAAATTTAAAGGTGGACTACTTGCAGACGACATGGGTCTCGGAAAGACTGTACAGGCAATTGCATTGATGCTGGCAAACAGATCAGCCGACAGTACTTGCAAAACAAATTTGGTTGTAGGACCTGTTGCTGTGCTTAGAGTTTGGCATGATGAGATTAATACTAAAGTTAAGAAGCAAGCACAGTTCAGTGTCATGATATATGGTGGTTTTGGTGGGAAAAAGGTAGAGAATTTCAAAGCGATGCATAACTATGATGTAGTTCTGGTATCATACCAGACTCTTGCCGTTGAATTTAAAAAGCATTGGCCAGCGCGGCTACAGGGCACATCTGAAAATGGAGGCCAGCTGCCTGAAGTTGCCAGTATCAAGGCCATGAACTCGATGAAATTACGGAATGAATACTGGTCTCCCTTTTTTAGTGACGATTCAAACTTCTATCGCATAATACTGGATGAGGCTCAGAATATTAAAAATAAGCAAACACAGGCGGCGAAGGCATGCTGCACCTTGAATGGTACCTACAGATGGGCATTGTCTGGTACACCGATACAGAATAACATCTTGGAGCTCTACTCCCTGCTCCGATTTTTAAGAATTGCGCCTTATAATCGAGAGCAAAAGTTCAAAGAAGATATTGGGAATGCTTTGTTATCTAGAGGTGGTGATTTCGATAGTATGGACACGAAGCGAGCGCTTAAAAAAGTTCGGGTCCTCTTGCGAGCAATTATGCTTCGGAGGGCAAAGACCTCGCAGATCAATGGCCAGCCAATACTCGAATTACCTGCTAAACATATTCGGAAAAAAGAAGACATACTTGACGGTCAGGATTTGGAGTTTTACAAGTCTTTAGAACATGAAACTGCTATTCAAGCCAGAGCGTTGTTAAATGAAAGGAAGGCCAGTTCCTCATCAAATATTTTGACTTTGTTGCTGCGGTTGCGCCAAGCTTGCTGCCATCAAGAACTGGTTAAACTGGGCAAGGCAAAAGCAATTGGGACACGAGTAGTAAATGGAATGGATTTCATTAAGGATTGGCTCCGGCTATACAATGTGGCCAAACGAATTGGCACAGAGGGGAAGGGAACAGTCAGCCAGTCACTTGAGAATATGATTTGTCCATTTTGTATGGAACAAATGGAGATAGAATCTTTGTCAGTTCTTACTCCATGTGGGCATCTATTATGCGATGCCTGCGTAGAACCTTATCTTGAAGATGCAAGGGAAAGTGAATATGCCCGTAAAGGCCCAAAAGGAACGCGTTCGACTTTTGTGCCATGCTTGGTGTGCGAGAAGCTCATAAATGATCATGAGATAATATCTTATCAACTATATCATCAAGCTGTGGTTAAAGGAATTAGTACTGATGAATTGCGTGAGGAGTATGAAAATGAAATGACCAAAAGACGACACAAACTAAAGTACGACTATCAGTTGAACTTTGAAAACTTACACCAGTCAAAGAAGGTACAGCAGTGCCTCGGGATCATAAAGACTGTTTTGGACAACAGCACAGACGAAAAACTTATAGTGTTTTCTCAATTCACAACGTTTTTTGATATACTGCAGTTTTTTATTAAGAAGGTATTAAACGTCAGTTATTTACGGTACGACGGTACTATGAACGGTAATGTTAGAGCAAGCGTCATCGAAAGATTTTATAGGGAAAAAAACGAGCGGTTGCTTCTGATTTCAATGAAGGCAGGAAATTCTGGGCTGACACTGACCTGCGCAAACCATGTAATTCTCGTTGACCCATTTTGGAATCCTTATGTTGAGGAACAGGCTATGGATAGATGCTACCGGATTAGCCAACAACGAGAGGTGTACATTCACAGACTTCTACTCAAAAATACAATAGAAGATAGAATTGTAGAGCTCCAGAACAGGAAACGGACTCTGGTGGAGAATGCTATGGATCCCACTGAACTCAGAGAGGTTAATAGGCTAGGACGTCAAGAACTTGGGTTCTTGTTTGGGATCAACTCATTGCCCGGAAGGGAGTAATATGCGCGCTAGGAGACAATATGCGCCCATGCCGTTTATGAAAGACCAACGTAAAACCTTTAGCAAAGTGACCCTGTTTACCGAAATAAACATGTGTATTAACGAGTGCCTGTTTCCTTTGCTTTATATGCGATCATAAGACATGAATATAAACGTTATATGTAATGAACTATGATATAGTAGAACATATCAATAATCCGTTACCATTCGGTAACGTGGGTGGTCAATCCCGTAGTTCAAGATCCTGGAGCTACCCATTAACAGATAATCCGATATAGTGTAACGGCTATCACATCACGCTCTCACCGTGGAGACCCGGGTTCGACTCCCGGTATCGGAGATCACTTCTGATTTGAAATTTTTTTGGCGCTCTCTTCTGGGCAACGAGACAGACTCGCCTGTGCCAGAAGTGACGATCTTCAACATATGTGGTGTTAGTCCGGTTTTCTTATATCAATGGTGTATTAACATGCTGTTAGTAATTGTTAGTTGTACCTCGACTGTACCTCTTGGTAAAGGCAGGTATATAGTTGCGGCAATTCGAATAGCTGCGACTCGTCCTGGGCATTATGTTCGCGCACGTCCTGCAACCAAACTTGCTGCATCACGAAATCCACGAGCCGCTCCGACTTCATTAGGTAGCTCGACTCGTAGCGCGGGCGCTGCTCAAAAGGCGAGAGGAACTCCACCATCTGGTTGTACTGCGACTTCAAAAGGTAGTGTTTCCAAATCAACGGGTCGTTCCGCGGAAGCTTGATGGACACTGTGTAAAAGTTAAAGCCGTCTACCGGCATCGAGGGCGAAAGATCCTCGTCGTCCGACCAGAAGAAGTCGAGTTTGATGGCTTGCACCGTCGTCTTCACGAGCTTGACTTGGTGCACGACACAAAGCCGCTGGTCCTTCAACGAATTGCACTCCAACTGGAGCGTGTCCGATAGACGCCGCAAATTCGAGTCCGTGGCAGGGTCTAGGTGCACGCGCGCTGCCTTAAGCCCCTCGTAGGGCGTGCATATTAATTGTATGTTATCTGTGCAGTCTTGAAACGCAATTGGGCTCTCTAGCTCCATGTCAACGTCCGAGTCGCCGTCCGAGTCTTGCTCCAAGGACGGCAGCGAGGGGAGCGGGCTCAGCATCTCTTCATGCCAGTTGAAATGGTTTTTATCATGCTTGACAATCATGTTATTTTTTTTTAGCAATGCGATGATGCAGGAGCAGTCTGATAGCGCTGGCAGCTAGTCCGGCTGGCTTTAAGTGTATATGCTCTCTGCCCCGCTGTTTTTGTGCCCTGCTGCGTTGCAATTTTGTCCGTCACGCTGACATGCCTCGAGGCTTGCCGCTCCGCCCAACACTTGCTGCATGCGCGCACAGCTTCCTGCGTCAGCAAAGCATCCCTGCACAAGCATGCTTTGCTCTACACGTGACGTTGCCACACTTATCCCAATGCGTCAACGCTGACGCTGGTCGGCCCCTTAAAGGTGTTGAAAAAATTTTCTTTTTGAAGCCCTTGTAGACCAAACAAAATCTCATACCCATACGCTAGTACACGACTAGAGCGCCGCCACACGGGGAACGAAAACAGTTCCGGACAGTTGAGAAACAAAGAGTAGCAAAGTAGCACGATGGGCGCGTGGCTATTTGTGTTTGCGTTCGTTATGAACGCAGTCAGCATGTTCCTGCAGGTGCACTTCACAATCATGTATGCGGATCTGGAGGCGGATTACGTCAACCCCATTGAGCTGTGCTCAAAGGTCAACCGGCTAATAACGCCCGAGGCGGGTGTGCATGCGTTCATCTCTCTGCTCTTCCTGCTGAACGGGTACTGGTTTGTGTTCTTGCTGAACCTGCCGGTGCTCTTCTACAACGCGAAGAAGATATACCACAAgatgcagctgctggacgcgACGGAGATCTTCCGCACGTTGTCGAAGCACAAGCGGGAGTCGTTCCTGAAGCTGGGCTTctacctgctgctgttctTTTTCTACCTGTACCGCATGATCATGGCGCTGATCGCGGAGGACAACTGAGTATAGGTAAGCTATGTAGCGGTATGTATCGCAACACTTTACACAGTCGCGACCCGGGCTACAGCGaccgcgcggccgcggtgCGCAGGCCATGCAGGCGCGCGTTGAGCCTCAGCAGCGCGGCCAGGTCCTGGGCCTGCGCGGAGtcgcgcgcagcagctaGATCGAGctccgcgcgctgcgcgcgcacgGCCACAAGCTCCTCCGTGAGCTCGTGTCGCAACCGCAGGATCTGCTTCATCTGGTAGCACAGCTCGTTGTTGGAGCGGTGGATATCCACGATGTCGCGCAGGTCTGCGCGCACCTGTGCCTCGAGCCGTTCGAAAATGCGCAACTCCAGCTTGTACGAAAGCCGCTCCGCACGCGTGCGCGCGCGTCGGAAGCGCTCGGCACATTGCGGCGCCAGCTGTTGTGAAAACAGTGCCGTCACAACCTCCGACAGCACTTCTACGGTCGCCACGGACGTGATCGACGTCGCCAGCTGCGTGGCCGAGAGCCCCGCAAACCGGCTGGCCTCGTCGGCCGCCTCGCCGGGCGCCTCGCCCCCAGCTGCAGGACTCCCGGCGGCACTGGGCGCCTCGTCGACCGCCTCCGGCGGTTCCCAGGCAGCCGCGTCGCCCGGCGACCCAACCGCCCAGTCCCCGGCCTCCAGCTGCGGCAGATCTGCAGGCTCCTCCGGTGGTTCCACGGACTCTTCCGCTGCCGtggccgcggccggcgcaCCGTCCTGGATCACCACTTCCTGTTCCacgcgccgcagcgcgctcCCCCGCTGCCGGTACAGTAGCTTCACGCGGCGCTCCATGCTGTCTCGCTGCgcttgcgcagcgcgcgTCGCCTATAACCACGGTGTCACGTGgttatcacgtgacacaaGATCATGGCATCCAGATCACGTGGCTGATTGCAAAAGACGTCAGTCATGCAGAAGGAATGTGACAACTCCCGATGACACCACGGGGAGCTCCAAAGCGGGACAAGGCTCGTAGAGCGGCTCCTGCCCATTTGCGCAAGGATTTCCCGCACGTTCACGCACGTGACGCATGTCACATAGTGCTACACCGGAACACCGCATCACGGCACCGCGCCCGATCGCAACCACGTGACCTCGCGTAGGAAGCGCAACTTAGATAATCCATAACTGCCGCAAGCAATGTTATATAACATCGCCAAGGGCCCCAGTCCCTGCACCGGCCACTGCGCAAGAGTTTTTACTTTCTCCTCGCAGCTGGAACTCGCGGCTAGTGACTGTTCCCGGAATCCCCGCAACGACGGTCCATCTGTAGCCCTTAGCTAATCGCAGTCCACATCTCTCCGGCGCCAACACCGCGTTGCCCCTTTAGCTGACCTCTTGCTCTGGCGCGGGATCCACTATAAATCGAGCGAACGCCCCGCCACCGTATGAAGTTTTTCGGTTTGTTTCTGCTCATCCATACATATTAAGTCAGGTACAGGCCGCCGGCGAGTGTACGACACCACTGAACTTTGATTGAACTTAGGATTGACACTGCTGCGCACACTCTTTGATTGCGCGAATAGGTCTACGGTATTTCAGGCGTGGTGTTCGTAGCGAGCAGCACAATTGAACGGCAACGTCCCCAGGGCTATACTTTACGGGCCCTTGCAGATCTCTGCTCACTGGCATTGGCGCAGTTCGCAGGTCGCACGTCTTGCCTTTTTGCAGCGGCTGAAGCGTGGTGTCTAGTATTGCGTAAGGCTTTTTCGGCCGGCTAGGCGCGTGCTATATATACGTCCGAGGCGTAGCGTACAAGACGCTTTCAAGACGCAGCGAAGATAGAATGGCGGATACGCAGATCCCAGAGCCGCCGTCGACGACGGTGCAGACGTCCAGCGAGCCACCGCGCACGCTGTGGATGGGTGATCTGGACCCGTCGTTCGACGAGGCGACGATCCAGCACGTGTGGCTGACAGTGGGGCACCAGGTGCAGGTGAAGCTCATTCGGGCGAAAAAGAACCTGCTGATTCCATGCAGCACGAGCAGCACGCTGTCCGCGTCGCACGTGGACGAGGAGCGGATCCAGATAAACGGCGTCTCGTTCATCGACCCGAACACAACGCAGCTGCACCACGCGGGCTACTGCTTCGTGCAGTTCGCGAACTTGCAGGAGGCGCAGGCGGGCCTGCAGCTCAATGCGACGCCGCTGCCGAACGTGGTGAGCCCGACCACGCGCAACCCCACGAACCCGACCGGCAAGCGCAACTTCCGCCTCAACTGGGCCTCGGGCGCCACACTGCAGAGCGATATCCCGGCTACGCCGGAATTCTCACTGTTCGTGGGCGACCTGTCGCCCACCGCGACCGAGGCGCACCTGCTGTCGCTCTTCCAGACCAAGTTTAAGTCCGTCAAGACCGTGCGCGTGATGACCGACCCCATCACTGGCGCGTCGCGCTGCTTCGGCTTCGTGCGCTTCGCGGACGAGAAGgagcgccgccgcgccctcgCCGAGATGAACGGCGTGTGGTGCCAGGggcgccagctgcgcgTCGCCTACGCGACGCCGCGTAACAACCTCctgcaacagcagcaggcccaccccgcgccgcctgcgccgccgtctccgcccgcgccgcccgcgcagACCCTGCCTGACAGCCTTGGCCTGCTGGTCGGCGTGCCCAGCCTCGCGCAGCTCGACGCCGCCAGTCTCGGCCGCGCCCAGCAGCccctgctgctgggcgcCGCCGGCTCGCTCGTCGGGAGCAACTCGCTGCCGCttgcggcgccgcgccagctgccCGCCGACACCGCCAACACCACCGTCTTCATCGGCGGCCTCAGCAACATGATCTCCGAGGGTCAGCTGCACGCGCTGTTCATGCCCTTCGGCAATATCCTCAGCGTCAAGGTCCCGCCCGGCCGCGGCTGTGGCTTCGTGCGCTTCGAGAACCGCATGGACGCGGAGGCCGCCATCCAGGGCATGCAGGGGTTCATAGTCGGCGGTAACGCCATCCGCTTATCTTGGGGCCGTACCCACAGCCACAGCGGCTCCAGCGGCTCCAGCGGCTCCAGCGGCTCCAGCGGCTCGCTGGCCATCGACCACCACCCGTACCACCAGCacccgcagcagcagcgcttGGCATGGGCCTCACAGCAGCTCGGCGACGGCGTGAATCTCCGCTTTTCCGGCACAGGGTCCATGGCGGCCGCGGCAACCGCCGCTACCGGTCTCTTGCAGTCAGCCGCTCCACAGCAAACAGCTATCCACCCCTCGTTGCTGCCATAAGCATTCGTCGTACGAACTATTCTGACTGTTTATTGTTCCATTTTGGATTTCATTTGTTAACGTTTTTTGTTTTCGCATTTGGTCGCTGAACTCAATAATAATAAATGCTTTTTTGTGTAATCGTTAGTAGCCGTTCCTGGAGATAAGTCCGCGGCCGACTCGTATCAGCACCCTTGCACCACGTGGATATAGCGGCGCGTTGCGGTGGCGTTACCGGCTCCTACTACGAGCCAGATGCTGTCGCTACCACTGGCCCACCAGATGGGCGGGCGGCACGTGCTGCTAGTAGGATGCGGAGCGGTGGGCATGACGCGCGTGGACAAATTGGTGCCGACCGGCTGCAAGTTGACGGTGGTGGCGCCGGAGGTGGACGCGGGACTCGCCGCATACATGCCGGGCGGCATGGAGGTGGCGGCCGGCGCGACGTGGGTCAACAAGGGGTGGGAGCCGGGGCAGGTGTACCGGGTGGCGCGACGGGAGTTCGCGGCGGGCGACGAGGGGCTAGAGGCGTTTGCGTTTGTGCTGGCGTGCGTGCCGGCGGGGGGGCTGGGCGCGCGGGTGCACGCGCTGAGTcacgcgcgcggcgtgcaATGCAACGTGGCGGACGTGCCGGCGCTGTGCGACTTCTACTTTGGCAGTCAGTGCGCGCTGGGCGAGCGGGGCCTGCAGGTGCTGGTATCGTCCAACGGGGCGGCGCCGCGGTTGacggcgctgctgcgcgctgACATCGAGCGGCGGTACGCGGCGCTGGACTGGGACGAGATGTgcgggcggctgcgggcgctgcgcgagcgtGCCCGGGCGCTCAGCACGCAGGCCGGGCTGCCGGCAGAGGAGGCACTGCGCTTCCGCATGGACTGGATGCGGCAGGTGACGGACGCGTTCGGGCTGGAGCACTGCGCGGCCATGGACGTGGAGCGGCTGGCCGGGCTGTTCGGCGAGatggcggcggcggcggcggccgggcggccgcgcgcgctgccaGCGGACCTGGTGAGTGTGTATACAGAGTCGAGCACATAGAGCGGTGCATGTTTCCATGTATTTACGTAATATGACACTAAACACGACGGCTACGCCGTCTTTTTCTCGAGTGCCTCGCCCCGGCGCGCAGCAAAGCGAGTGGCTGCATCCTGGCCCTCCTTGACGACCGCCACGCGCATGGTGGCCAGGATGTTGTGGGCCGCGTTGGAGTGCATGTAGACACCGCCGTTGAACGCGCGGGTGGCGTCCTTGCCGAGCGCGGCCTGGATCAGGGTCTCGCCGCCCGGGTGCTCGGTGATGTAGCCGCTGACGTCGTGGACGATCCCGGAGATGACGACAAGGCCGGAATTCTCGCGGGACGCCCGCACAAACTCCGAGCGGTCCCACACGGGCAGCTGGGAGAGCGGCGTGCCCCAGTTGAGGCGCGAGCGGGCGTTGTccagcttcttctgcttTTGTTGGATCAGACCCTGCTGGATGGCGTTCTGCGAGAACTTCTTCAGGTCGTAGGCCAGCCCGACTAGCGACGCACAGTAGATGAACACCTTGGTGGGGTCATACTGGTACCAGCGGATGGCGTTCCGGTAGTCTGTTGGGAACTCGTGGTGGAAGTTGTGGTAGCCCTCGCCCAGGGTGACCAGGGCGGTTATCCAGTTGTCACGTGGGGTGCGGCGGTCGTCGAACGGCTGGTCGCCCAGGTAGTGTGCCAGAGAGTTGATGCAGAAGGTGGCCTGCTGGATGGCAAAGACACGGAGAATGCCCGCATACACGAGGCCGCCCCAGAAGTCGCGGAAGATGAAGTGGCAAATTATGGCGGGCAGAAGGAAGGCCATGAAAGCCATGATCAGAACGTAGTGGCGGTGCTGCAGGCGCACGACCCAGTCATTCATGAGGTCCTCGATGTCGGCGCGTGCGCGGTAGCGCGGGTTAGGTTGCAGCAGCATCCAGCCCATGTGCGAGTACCACAGCCCACGGCGGGCATCGTAGGGGTCGCGCGGCGTGTCTGTGTAGCGGTGATGTATGCGGTGCGAGTGGCCCCACCACTTGATCGAGCCCTCCACCGACGACGCGCCGAACAGAGCGTACATCACACGTAgcggccagcgcgcgctgTACGACCGGTGCGCCCAGAGTCTATGGTAGCCGGCCGTGATCCCCAGCCCGCCGAGGGAGTAGTATACGATGGCCAGCGCGAGCACCTCGAAGCGTGGCGGCACGCGCCCTGAGAGTGCGAGGTAAAGGCCTATTATAGGGACCACCACCACAAGCACTATGTTCACCCAGTTAACGTGCAGATGCCAGTTGTTCAGAGTCCATGGCTGCTCCGAGATGTGTTTGTGGTGGCGATAGTGCTCCTTCTCCCGCTGGTCGCGAGCCAACATCTCTGCCATGCTATCTTTTTCGAAGTCCACGGCGGCCATCGCCTTAGAGCCCATTAGCGCGCCGAGCCCATTGACCACGCGAACAGACGCCTTGTTGGCGCCCGCGGCGATCTTATTTGCGTTCGGAAGATCCACTTGTTCCATCAGGAGCGCCTTGATGGTGCATCCCACCAAGATGGCCCACCAAGATGACCCACCATATATAGGCGGTATCTGAGACCAACGACTCGGGTTTTGTTGGGGGGCCGTCCCAACAAGAAAAATCACGTGttggaaaagaaaccaaccgcACGTGAgaatcacgtgacagaCGACCTAGAAGAGCCCGTCGCATGCGGCGGTAAGGCAGACGACAGCGATATCAAGTGGAATAATTGACTAGAATATTCGTTAAAGTGACGGCGCTCACCCGGCTTTAGGAAAACGGGCTTTTGTGGCGCCCCTACCAATGCGAATAAGCGTGCCCTAGAGCTGCAAGGCGGTATGCCGTGTTTCTGGCGTTATACAAAGAGTTTGAAACACCCGCGTTATGACACCTTGTAGCATCGCCTCAGGTCCTCCAGACAAGCAGTCTTGTATGCGGACCGTACACCTTCTGTACGGCGCAAGTACATAAAGATTCGCTAGGCTATTAAATGTCCTAGACATATCGTCTCTTGGGCCCACCCTGCACCGTTAATCCAGGGTTCTTCCCCAGACACTTACTTCCGAGGATATCTGTTTCGCCTAGTATTCACGATATACGTGTTTCTGTGTCACCACAAGTAATACATAGCCGTTAATGACAATCGTTGCAATCGCATGCGCAACATTTCCTGACACCAACGGCCCCGCGCCATCGTCCCTACCCCTGGCACGCCGTTGACACGCCAACGGCCCCGCATTATCGTCCCTATCCCTGGCTAATCACTGTCGCACAGTTGCTA
Proteins encoded in this window:
- the AME1 gene encoding Ame1p (Syntenic homolog of Saccharomyces cerevisiae YBR211C (AME1)), giving the protein MERRVKLLYRQRGSALRRVEQEVVIQDGAPAAATAAEESVEPPEEPADLPQLEAGDWAVGSPGDAAAWEPPEAVDEAPSAAGSPAAGGEAPGEAADEASRFAGLSATQLATSITSVATVEVLSEVVTALFSQQLAPQCAERFRRARTRAERLSYKLELRIFERLEAQVRADLRDIVDIHRSNNELCYQMKQILRLRHELTEELVAVRAQRAELDLAAARDSAQAQDLAALLRLNARLHGLRTAAARSL
- the ULS1 gene encoding translocase ULS1 (Syntenic homolog of Saccharomyces cerevisiae YOR191W (ULS1)) gives rise to the protein MASQVPVVDLTSDEAEDNGRNGQQDPPGALRRLYEDFGDGKERNEMGREEPGANEATRRLASLNRAASSAMRSGAASPTGMGLYNPKPADVRLPWRSPGVDMAEPEHKPSAWAPAGGVKRRRLSVAPGAPAVRCAEAGSNDGQDYDEDFSGLESSPETPDPEILVDTEEDPLLRRVLDDRGEVRLYRAQSVPSTQGSNDTPILLLSSDDEAGRPSGEREPNSASAKAAQSSWKMTTMKSSSDREIEYPSQDALLQHLARREQDYYDKLVQLKTTKQILQSKISRRETQIRAKGDSNEKLIDANRNTQGKLTNAEALLRRTELDYAAFQRQKREALLRMQLSMVDQKADKVRYQQTKMALLRVQLDNAPHTFGDEAELKNELRRIRSELSSLSVSEETHADRSEASHGIFKRTCMKALELLEASDRSQENRQAVQRLIKEVLRLEEHFLSKSLSAGERERGSKISQELQRQGIRMPFVYNRLQSICDTPESVVANINENLGAAEFISALNSALSSGNTMTEKSQTANSAAFFYTISKVRSILASSNRSPELKTDINNNLLAIEAYQQLVFCGLTPDDERKSAVLKAIRMLYKQGVKMPLVYQVLEEQGLNWRYDPTGALKNISDARDLIAQNTKRSAETKQKIYNLLDEVEKTIKETMQNVTPTIYKTTNISLNLTALKNLGVKMPVVDRTVAAYLKRMKKSSQQPQKSVKVESETSTDSINGDEEMRYFQSIQQAVSTYSTALNRARLGYDRVRRILLALEALRAYRELFHRADAPLFWNQKVQDSLNTLMDINLQLPPVFRYLKQRGFHTGDNKYVNSDDIDKDGVIEPLMIQGDPEDADLKELGDLAAGNQLQMANIYTSRDHQSLNELLESLKQAETSIDGEELTPPDMTVNLLKHQRQGLYWLLKTESSKFKGGLLADDMGLGKTVQAIALMLANRSADSTCKTNLVVGPVAVLRVWHDEINTKVKKQAQFSVMIYGGFGGKKVENFKAMHNYDVVLVSYQTLAVEFKKHWPARLQGTSENGGQLPEVASIKAMNSMKLRNEYWSPFFSDDSNFYRIILDEAQNIKNKQTQAAKACCTLNGTYRWALSGTPIQNNILELYSLLRFLRIAPYNREQKFKEDIGNALLSRGGDFDSMDTKRALKKVRVLLRAIMLRRAKTSQINGQPILELPAKHIRKKEDILDGQDLEFYKSLEHETAIQARALLNERKASSSSNILTLLLRLRQACCHQELVKLGKAKAIGTRVVNGMDFIKDWLRLYNVAKRIGTEGKGTVSQSLENMICPFCMEQMEIESLSVLTPCGHLLCDACVEPYLEDARESEYARKGPKGTRSTFVPCLVCEKLINDHEIISYQLYHQAVVKGISTDELREEYENEMTKRRHKLKYDYQLNFENLHQSKKVQQCLGIIKTVLDNSTDEKLIVFSQFTTFFDILQFFIKKVLNVSYLRYDGTMNGNVRASVIERFYREKNERLLLISMKAGNSGLTLTCANHVILVDPFWNPYVEEQAMDRCYRISQQREVYIHRLLLKNTIEDRIVELQNRKRTLVENAMDPTELREVNRLGRQELGFLFGINSLPGRE
- a CDS encoding cornichon family protein (Syntenic homolog of Saccharomyces cerevisiae YGL054C (ERV14) and YBR210W (ERV15)) — encoded protein: MGAWLFVFAFVMNAVSMFLQVHFTIMYADLEADYVNPIELCSKVNRLITPEAGVHAFISLLFLLNGYWFVFLLNLPVLFYNAKKIYHKMQLLDATEIFRTLSKHKRESFLKLGFYLLLFFFYLYRMIMALIAEDN
- a CDS encoding AAR148Cp (NOHBY115; No homolog in Saccharomyces cerevisiae; Syntenic homolog of Kluyveromyces lactis KLLA0C05456g) — its product is MIVKHDKNHFNWHEEMLSPLPSLPSLEQDSDGDSDVDMELESPIAFQDCTDNIQLICTPYEGLKAARVHLDPATDSNLRRLSDTLQLECNSLKDQRLCVVHQVKLVKTTVQAIKLDFFWSDDEDLSPSMPVDGFNFYTVSIKLPRNDPLIWKHYLLKSQYNQMVEFLSPFEQRPRYESSYLMKSERLVDFVMQQVWLQDVREHNAQDESQLFELPQLYTCLYQEVQSRYN